A genomic stretch from Hydrogenimonas urashimensis includes:
- the rfaE1 gene encoding D-glycero-beta-D-manno-heptose-7-phosphate kinase codes for MRKYQTLKPAILVVGDLMIDHYLWGKTERISPEAPVPVIDVQEESEVLGGAGNVVNNLIALGADVSVASAIGKDENGRRLGLMLKSLGVKTDALVTEPQRKTTRKSRVIASHQQVVRFDSETRQEIAKETEDKILASVQRQLFLTDIILLSDYGKGVLSERLTRHVIEMARAAGVKVLVDPKGRDYSKYAGATLVTPNKKEASEATGIDIVDEASLREAGFRLKNDLNLNMAMITLSEEGMAIFDETMRTIPTVAQEVYDVTGAGDTVLSTLGFVLACGGDIDEAARIANAAAAVVVGKLGSATATWDEIIAYETALHESTTEHRIKSQEALAKSVERLKNRGKRIVFTNGCFDILHLGHVKYLEKAKSFGDVLIVGVNSDASVRRLKGPERPVNPEFDRAYLLAALDSVDFVTIFDEDTPYELIKVVRPDVLVKGGDYEGKEVVGSDIAKEVRLVDFVEGKSTTKTIERMRDSASKS; via the coding sequence ATGCGTAAATACCAAACCCTAAAACCCGCCATTCTCGTCGTCGGCGACCTGATGATCGACCATTATCTCTGGGGAAAAACGGAACGGATTTCGCCGGAGGCACCGGTGCCAGTGATCGACGTGCAGGAAGAGAGCGAAGTGCTTGGCGGCGCGGGAAACGTGGTGAACAACTTGATCGCCCTGGGAGCCGATGTGAGCGTCGCTTCGGCGATCGGAAAAGATGAAAACGGCAGGCGGTTGGGACTGATGCTCAAATCGCTGGGGGTCAAGACCGATGCCCTTGTGACCGAACCGCAGCGCAAGACGACCCGAAAGAGCCGTGTGATCGCCTCCCATCAGCAGGTGGTGCGGTTCGACAGCGAGACGCGGCAGGAGATCGCCAAAGAGACGGAGGATAAAATTCTCGCTTCAGTACAGCGCCAACTTTTTCTGACCGACATCATTTTGCTTTCCGATTACGGCAAAGGGGTGCTCAGCGAACGTCTGACGCGCCATGTCATCGAAATGGCGCGGGCCGCCGGCGTGAAGGTGCTGGTGGACCCCAAGGGGAGGGATTACTCCAAGTATGCAGGCGCGACGCTTGTTACGCCCAACAAAAAAGAGGCGAGCGAAGCGACGGGGATCGACATCGTCGACGAAGCGAGCTTGCGGGAAGCGGGTTTTAGGCTGAAAAACGACCTGAACCTCAACATGGCGATGATTACCCTCTCCGAAGAGGGGATGGCGATTTTCGACGAGACGATGCGCACGATTCCCACGGTGGCCCAGGAGGTCTACGATGTGACCGGAGCGGGCGATACGGTGCTTTCGACTCTGGGGTTCGTGCTGGCCTGCGGCGGGGACATCGATGAAGCGGCGCGCATCGCCAACGCCGCCGCGGCGGTGGTCGTGGGCAAGCTGGGCAGCGCTACGGCGACATGGGATGAGATCATCGCCTACGAAACGGCGCTTCACGAATCGACGACGGAGCACCGCATCAAGTCGCAGGAGGCGCTGGCAAAGAGTGTCGAGCGCTTGAAAAACCGGGGCAAACGCATTGTCTTCACCAACGGCTGTTTCGACATTTTGCATCTGGGGCACGTCAAATACCTCGAGAAAGCCAAAAGTTTCGGTGATGTGCTGATCGTCGGCGTCAATTCCGATGCGTCGGTACGCCGCCTCAAGGGTCCCGAGCGTCCCGTCAATCCGGAATTCGACCGTGCTTACCTGCTGGCGGCTCTCGATTCGGTCGATTTCGTAACGATTTTTGATGAAGATACCCCCTACGAACTCATCAAGGTCGTCCGGCCCGATGTGCTGGTCAAAGGAGGTGATTACGAGGGTAAGGAGGTTGTAGGAAGCGATATCGCCAAAGAGGTGCGGCTGGTCGATTTCGTCGAAGGGAAAAGCACGACGAAAACCATAGAGAGAATGAGGGACTCGGCCTCTAAATCGTGA
- a CDS encoding heavy metal translocating P-type ATPase, producing MAKVPCTHCHLEFDESVMITEKEGEDTHYFCCKGCQGIYHLLRSEGLDTFYDKLGKNRLEPPKELSDDLHKFDLEGFKKKYIVERSDGLYEIFLIIEGIHCAACVWLNEKVLHQTQGIVEATINYTTNKAHVVWDPEEIKLSQIIEKIRAIGYNAYPYDPKLQEERANRARRDYYSRLLVAIFATMNIMWIAVAQYTGMFTGMRSDVKQVLNVAEWVLATPTLFYSGWVFFRGAWYGLKNRFVNMDLLVAAGASLAYLYSLWAMVTGKGEVYFDSVTMIITFVLAGKYLEVLSKKRAADTMDALTSALPTEVTVVQNGEKAMIPVEEVQPGDIIEVRPGEKVAIDGVVVSGEGSFDESSLTGESEPIYKRPGDEIVSGSVAIDGVVRYEATKDYSSSMLTTLVGLLEESLTKKPKIERLANEISGWFSLTILSIAFLTFLGWLWMSGEFERALVVSISVIVIACPCALGLATPVATLIGINLAARRGVLFKEAAFIETMAKADVLVLDKTGTITEGKPHVVSYETYGQCDVNWLYSLVKSSIHPVSQGIVHYLKAHNEYLEEVPLEQVKQVQARGITAEFNGHTLQGGNAKMMEEFGIEVKEDSEYTLFYFAVDGKAVARFELRDLPKQGAKEAIEEIGKLGIDVIMLTGDNEKAAARVAEEVGIPRFKAALFPEEKAKKIDKLHAQGRIVVMAGDGINDALALSKSDIAIAMGSGSDVALEVSDVVLLDDRITSLRDAFLISRRTFRFVKQNLALSVVYNSVTIPLAVAGYVIPLVAALSMSLSSLMVVGNSMRIKSAFKKKN from the coding sequence TTGGCCAAAGTTCCATGCACACACTGCCACCTGGAGTTCGACGAATCGGTGATGATCACCGAAAAAGAGGGAGAAGACACCCACTATTTCTGCTGCAAAGGGTGTCAGGGGATCTACCATCTTCTTCGCTCCGAAGGGCTCGATACTTTTTACGACAAGCTTGGCAAGAATCGACTCGAGCCGCCCAAAGAGCTTTCGGACGATCTGCACAAATTCGATCTGGAAGGATTCAAGAAGAAATACATAGTCGAGCGAAGTGACGGGCTTTACGAAATCTTTCTGATCATCGAAGGGATTCACTGCGCTGCCTGTGTCTGGCTAAACGAAAAGGTGCTGCACCAGACGCAGGGGATTGTCGAAGCGACGATCAACTACACGACCAACAAGGCCCATGTGGTATGGGACCCGGAGGAGATCAAGCTTTCGCAGATCATCGAAAAGATTCGGGCGATCGGCTACAATGCCTATCCGTACGATCCGAAACTGCAGGAGGAACGGGCCAACAGGGCGCGGCGGGACTACTACAGCCGCCTTTTGGTGGCGATTTTCGCAACGATGAACATCATGTGGATCGCGGTGGCGCAATATACGGGCATGTTCACTGGAATGCGCAGCGATGTGAAGCAGGTGCTCAATGTGGCCGAATGGGTACTGGCGACGCCGACGCTTTTTTACAGTGGATGGGTCTTTTTCCGCGGGGCGTGGTACGGACTGAAAAACCGCTTCGTGAACATGGACCTTCTGGTGGCGGCGGGTGCGTCACTGGCCTATCTCTACTCCCTGTGGGCGATGGTGACGGGCAAAGGGGAGGTCTATTTCGATTCGGTGACGATGATCATTACCTTCGTGCTCGCAGGAAAATATCTGGAGGTTTTGAGCAAGAAGCGCGCGGCGGATACGATGGATGCACTGACCAGCGCCCTCCCCACGGAAGTGACGGTTGTGCAAAACGGTGAAAAGGCGATGATTCCGGTCGAAGAGGTGCAGCCGGGTGACATTATCGAGGTACGGCCGGGAGAGAAGGTGGCGATCGACGGGGTCGTCGTCTCGGGGGAGGGGAGTTTTGATGAAAGCTCCCTAACGGGCGAGAGCGAGCCCATCTACAAGCGGCCGGGTGACGAGATTGTCAGCGGCAGCGTGGCGATCGACGGGGTGGTCCGCTACGAGGCGACGAAAGACTACAGCTCCTCCATGCTGACGACACTGGTGGGGCTGTTGGAAGAGTCGCTGACCAAAAAGCCCAAAATCGAGCGTCTTGCCAACGAGATTTCGGGCTGGTTTTCGCTGACCATTCTGAGCATCGCTTTTTTGACATTTTTAGGGTGGCTCTGGATGTCGGGCGAATTCGAACGGGCGCTGGTGGTCTCCATATCGGTCATCGTCATCGCCTGTCCCTGCGCTTTGGGGCTGGCGACGCCCGTGGCGACACTGATAGGCATCAACCTGGCGGCGCGGCGCGGTGTGCTTTTCAAAGAGGCGGCGTTCATCGAGACGATGGCCAAAGCCGATGTGCTGGTTCTGGACAAAACCGGGACGATTACGGAGGGCAAACCCCATGTCGTAAGCTACGAAACCTATGGTCAATGCGATGTGAACTGGCTCTATTCGCTGGTTAAAAGCTCCATCCATCCGGTGAGTCAGGGGATCGTCCATTATCTCAAAGCGCACAACGAGTACCTCGAGGAGGTGCCGTTGGAGCAGGTAAAACAGGTGCAGGCCAGAGGGATCACGGCCGAGTTCAATGGCCATACCCTGCAGGGCGGCAACGCGAAAATGATGGAGGAGTTCGGCATCGAAGTCAAAGAGGATAGCGAATACACACTATTCTATTTCGCCGTGGATGGAAAGGCTGTGGCGAGATTTGAGCTGCGGGATCTTCCGAAACAGGGGGCGAAAGAGGCGATCGAAGAGATTGGAAAATTGGGTATCGATGTCATCATGCTGACCGGTGACAACGAGAAAGCGGCGGCTAGGGTCGCCGAAGAGGTGGGCATTCCCCGGTTCAAAGCCGCGCTTTTTCCCGAAGAGAAGGCAAAAAAGATAGACAAACTCCATGCCCAAGGGCGTATCGTCGTGATGGCGGGTGACGGCATAAACGACGCCCTGGCGCTTTCCAAAAGTGATATCGCCATCGCCATGGGAAGCGGTTCGGATGTGGCATTGGAAGTCAGCGACGTGGTCTTGCTGGATGATCGCATCACCTCACTGCGGGATGCCTTTTTGATCAGCCGTCGGACCTTCAGGTTCGTCAAACAGAATCTTGCCCTCTCGGTCGTCTACAACTCCGTTACGATCCCCCTGGCGGTGGCTGGGTATGTCATACCGTTGGTGGCGGCGCTGTCGATGAGTTTGAGCTCGCTGATGGTTGTCGGCAATTCGATGAGGATCAAGAGTGCCTTTAAAAAGAAAAATTAA
- a CDS encoding Dabb family protein — protein sequence MVVHIVMFRFKDENKSENIEKVKAMLEALPREIPSLRSMEVGVDFSRSERSMDLVLTSTFDDRAGLESYRIHPAHQKVVAVIKEVTLESRVVDYEKEA from the coding sequence ATGGTTGTGCATATTGTGATGTTTCGGTTTAAAGATGAGAACAAAAGTGAAAATATCGAAAAGGTGAAAGCGATGTTGGAGGCCTTGCCTCGAGAGATCCCGTCACTTCGGTCGATGGAGGTGGGGGTCGACTTCTCCCGCTCCGAACGCTCGATGGATCTGGTGCTCACTTCGACTTTCGACGACAGAGCGGGGCTGGAGAGCTACCGCATCCATCCGGCGCACCAAAAGGTCGTTGCGGTGATCAAGGAGGTGACGCTGGAGAGCCGTGTGGTCGATTACGAAAAGGAAGCGTAA
- the gmhB gene encoding D-glycero-beta-D-manno-heptose 1,7-bisphosphate 7-phosphatase yields MRKALFLDRDGVINVDHGYVSRIEDFEFVDGILAFVKKAQKKGYLPVIVTNQSGIGRGYYSEEDFEKLTTWMIEKMREAGIDITREQVFSCPHDPAAGCDCRKPMPGMFLAAQKRFGIDMAQSWMIGDKPSDVEAAKRAGVGHTLLVEKNRTIDVKELHGF; encoded by the coding sequence ATGAGAAAAGCACTCTTTCTAGACCGTGATGGGGTTATCAATGTCGATCACGGGTATGTGAGCCGGATCGAAGATTTCGAATTTGTCGACGGGATTTTGGCGTTTGTCAAAAAAGCCCAGAAAAAGGGATACCTGCCTGTTATCGTGACCAACCAGTCCGGTATCGGTCGCGGGTATTACAGCGAAGAGGATTTCGAAAAGCTGACAACGTGGATGATCGAGAAAATGAGAGAAGCGGGTATCGACATCACCCGTGAACAGGTTTTCTCTTGCCCCCACGATCCGGCTGCGGGATGCGACTGCCGGAAACCGATGCCGGGCATGTTTCTGGCCGCCCAAAAACGTTTTGGTATTGACATGGCGCAATCGTGGATGATCGGCGACAAGCCGAGCGACGTGGAAGCGGCGAAACGTGCCGGCGTGGGGCATACGCTTCTGGTAGAGAAAAATCGCACAATTGATGTAAAGGAATTGCATGGATTTTAA
- a CDS encoding four helix bundle protein, whose protein sequence is MMKCESLDVWKKADALSAENYVVFRDLKNFGFKDQITRSGLSIPSNIAEGLERNSDKESWRFLDIALGSAAELKTQIYIGMKINYIELEKGKGGIRELESIGRMINGLRRSLEKKTNDQRPTTNDPSEKDVHA, encoded by the coding sequence ATGATGAAATGTGAGTCCTTGGATGTGTGGAAGAAGGCAGATGCTTTGAGTGCCGAAAATTATGTTGTATTTCGGGATCTGAAAAATTTCGGATTCAAAGATCAGATTACACGTTCCGGGCTTTCCATTCCCAGTAATATCGCTGAAGGGTTGGAGAGGAATTCGGACAAAGAGAGTTGGCGTTTTTTAGATATTGCACTGGGTTCTGCAGCGGAACTGAAAACCCAAATCTATATTGGCATGAAAATCAATTATATAGAGTTGGAAAAAGGAAAAGGCGGGATTCGGGAACTTGAAAGCATAGGGCGTATGATCAATGGGTTGAGACGGTCTTTGGAGAAAAAAACCAACGACCAACGACCAACGACTAACGACCCATCCGAAAAGGATGTTCATGCGTAA
- the ccoS gene encoding cbb3-type cytochrome oxidase assembly protein CcoS: MSSGILAMMLGVSTLLGAFGLFALLWGHKTGQFEDKHKFLDGALYDGEDELKDAVMMEKKRKKIEEKRKDKRVMPE, encoded by the coding sequence GTGAGTTCGGGTATTCTGGCAATGATGCTGGGCGTCTCCACTTTGCTAGGGGCGTTCGGTCTGTTTGCATTGCTGTGGGGTCACAAAACGGGCCAATTCGAAGACAAACACAAATTTCTCGACGGAGCGCTTTATGACGGGGAAGATGAGCTCAAAGACGCCGTCATGATGGAAAAAAAGAGAAAAAAGATCGAAGAGAAGCGCAAAGACAAACGGGTAATGCCCGAATGA
- a CDS encoding ferredoxin-thioredoxin reductase catalytic domain-containing protein: MEYVDMSSDEFLAEFEKTKKFTDKVCKQFGWVYNPNEDVNEGVMMGLARNKMLYGKRWCPCYMVIEDEEGNHVSADNRLCPCKPAIEHEIPEEGKCHCGIFCTPEYAATHDH; this comes from the coding sequence ATGGAATATGTGGATATGAGTTCGGACGAGTTCCTGGCGGAATTCGAAAAGACGAAAAAGTTCACGGACAAGGTTTGCAAGCAGTTTGGCTGGGTCTACAACCCCAATGAGGATGTCAACGAAGGGGTGATGATGGGATTGGCCCGCAACAAGATGCTCTATGGCAAGCGATGGTGCCCCTGCTATATGGTGATCGAGGATGAAGAGGGCAATCACGTGAGCGCGGACAACCGTCTGTGCCCCTGCAAGCCCGCCATTGAGCACGAGATTCCCGAAGAGGGCAAGTGTCACTGCGGTATCTTCTGTACGCCGGAGTATGCCGCGACGCATGATCACTAA
- the rfaD gene encoding ADP-glyceromanno-heptose 6-epimerase, whose product MDFNGKTILITGGAGFIGSNLAFYFQDNYPDAKVVVFDLFRTGETFSNGNLKSFGHYKNLIGFKGEIIAGDITKPEDLKRLRDFRFDYIFHEAAISDTTVYDQKIMIDTNLNAFKDLLKMAEEMGAAMIYASSGATYGNAPAPQTVGREEPANIYGFSKLAMDHLAYDWMETTDLPVVGLRYFNVYGPREFYKNKTASMVLQFGHQILAGKNPRLFEGSDKILRDFIYIDDVIQANIRACNPKRSGVYNVGTGKARSFQDIVDILQAQLGTDLPCDYIPNPYIGQYQFFTQADIEPTRECLGYEPEVSLEEGIRRYLPEIKRLYETEVSGR is encoded by the coding sequence ATGGATTTTAATGGCAAAACAATACTCATTACCGGAGGAGCGGGTTTCATCGGCTCCAATCTGGCGTTTTATTTTCAGGACAATTATCCCGACGCAAAAGTGGTGGTGTTCGACCTTTTCAGAACGGGTGAGACATTCTCCAACGGCAATCTCAAAAGTTTCGGTCACTACAAAAACCTGATAGGTTTCAAGGGCGAAATCATCGCCGGAGACATCACGAAGCCCGAGGATTTGAAAAGGCTCAGAGATTTCAGGTTCGACTACATATTCCACGAGGCGGCCATCAGCGACACGACGGTATATGATCAGAAGATCATGATCGACACCAATCTCAACGCTTTCAAAGACCTTCTGAAAATGGCCGAAGAGATGGGAGCGGCGATGATATACGCCAGCTCCGGTGCCACCTACGGCAATGCTCCCGCGCCCCAGACCGTGGGGCGGGAAGAGCCCGCCAACATCTATGGCTTCAGCAAACTGGCGATGGACCATCTGGCGTATGACTGGATGGAAACGACCGACCTGCCGGTGGTGGGATTGCGCTATTTCAACGTCTACGGCCCCCGGGAGTTTTATAAAAACAAAACCGCTTCCATGGTGCTGCAGTTCGGGCACCAGATTTTGGCGGGGAAGAACCCGAGGCTCTTCGAAGGGAGCGACAAAATTCTGCGCGACTTCATCTACATTGACGACGTGATCCAGGCCAACATCAGAGCCTGCAATCCCAAACGAAGCGGCGTCTACAATGTGGGTACCGGAAAAGCCCGGAGTTTTCAGGATATCGTCGACATATTGCAGGCCCAGCTCGGCACCGACCTGCCCTGCGATTACATCCCCAACCCCTACATCGGGCAATACCAGTTCTTCACCCAGGCCGACATCGAGCCGACAAGAGAGTGTCTCGGATACGAACCGGAAGTGTCGCTGGAAGAGGGTATACGACGGTATTTGCCGGAGATCAAGCGGCTTTATGAGACGGAGGTTAGTGGTCGTTAA
- the gmhA gene encoding D-sedoheptulose 7-phosphate isomerase — MLSVIEKELDAHKKVLEQTVVGLQHFIYTAGVIVTEALQAGNKVMLCGNGGSAADAQHIAAELMGRFKSERKPLPGIALTTDTSALTAIGNDYGFDQIFSRQVAALANEGDVLIGISTSGNSLNVVYALETAKNFGCKTIGLSGKGGGEMNNVCDLNIIVPSDDTARIQEMHILIGHILCQLVDNEYR, encoded by the coding sequence ATGCTGAGTGTCATAGAAAAAGAGTTAGACGCGCACAAAAAAGTCCTGGAGCAGACTGTCGTGGGATTGCAGCATTTCATCTACACGGCGGGTGTGATTGTCACGGAAGCGCTTCAGGCAGGAAACAAGGTGATGCTCTGCGGCAACGGGGGCAGCGCGGCGGACGCCCAGCATATCGCCGCGGAGCTGATGGGCCGTTTCAAGAGCGAAAGAAAACCGCTGCCGGGCATCGCTCTAACAACCGATACATCGGCATTGACAGCCATCGGAAACGATTACGGTTTCGATCAGATTTTCTCCCGTCAGGTGGCCGCCCTGGCGAATGAGGGGGATGTGCTTATCGGCATCTCAACCAGCGGCAACAGCCTCAACGTCGTCTATGCCCTGGAGACGGCCAAAAATTTCGGATGCAAAACGATAGGCCTCAGCGGCAAGGGCGGTGGAGAGATGAACAATGTCTGCGATCTTAATATCATCGTGCCCTCCGACGATACGGCGCGCATTCAGGAGATGCACATTCTCATCGGCCATATTCTTTGTCAGCTGGTGGACAACGAATATCGATAA